Genomic segment of Arthrobacter antioxidans:
TTCCAGGATCTCCTCGCGCCGATCCGGGGCGGGGCGGCCATCGGAGTGTCCGTCGCCGGGATGCCCGGGCGCCCGGGTTACGCCGTCGGGATGTCCTGCGCTGCTCGGCTCGGTCATGGTGCTCCTTCTGTGCCCTGCGCGGGCGTCGGCCGGTGGATCGGGCGGGTGGTCGATTCCATCCGACGACCCCGTGTCAGAGGCGGTAAGTATGCTTATGCTAGAGGATCAGAGGTTGCAGAAGTTGTCCCTTACAAGGAGGTAAGACGATGGCTGGGTACTTCAAGCTGGTAGACGCTCACGACGACGGGTTCCGGGTGAAACTGACCGCTCCGGATGGAACGCTCGTGGCAGTGTCCGCCTATTACACATCGAAAGAGGAAGCGATCGCGGGGATCGAACTCATCCGCGAGATCGCCGGGACCGGCCCGGTCGTGGACCACAGCCGGGTGGAGTCCCAGGAACACGCGGCGCTCATGGTCGGGCTGCAGTCCGGTGCGGAGCCCGAGGGCGCGGTCCGCCACAAGGCCTGAGCCGGGTCGCCCGGATCGTCCCGAGAGGTCGGGGACACGGTGTACCACTGTATACAGTGTCCCTGGTCGTGGAATAGGATGGTGCTATTCCACAACCTCTCTGAAGGGAGCCAACGTCATGTCGACCGCGGACTCATTCGGCGCAAAGGGCGTTCTCGACGTCGCAGGCGCCAGCTACGAAATTTTCCGGCTCAGCGCGGTCGAAGGCGCCGAGAACCTTCCGTTCAGCCTCAAGGTCCTGCTGGAGAACCTGCTTCGCACCGAAGACGGCGCGAACATCACGGCAGACCACGTCCGCGCCCTCGCGCAGTGGGACGCCGCAGCGGAGCCCAGCACGGAGATCCAGTTCACCCCGGCGCGCGTGATCATGCAGGACTTCACGGGCGTCCCCTGCGTCGTCGACCTCGCAACGATGCGTGAGGCCGTCGCGGACCTGGGTGGAGACCCCAAGCGCGTCAACCCGCTCGCGCCCGCCGAGATGGTCATCGACCACTCCGTCCAGATCGACGTGTTCGGCAACGCCGGCGCCCTCGAGCGCAACATGGAGATCGAGTACCAGCGCAACGGGGAGCGCTACCAGTTCCTCCGCTGGGGCCAGACCGCGTTCGACGACTTCAAGGTCGTCCCGCCGGGCATGGGCATCGTGCACCAGGTGAACCTCGAGTACCTGGCCCGCACCGTCATGACCCGCGAGGTGGACGGCGTCCTCCGCGCCTACCCCGACACGTGCGTCGGTACCGACTCGCACACCACGATGGTCAACGGCCTCGGTGTGCTCGGCTGGGGCGTCGGCGGCATCGAGGCGGAGGCTGCCATGCTCGGCCAGCCCGTCTCCATGCTCATCCCGCGCGTGGTCGGCTTCAAGCTCACCGGTGAGATCCCCGCCGGCGCCACCGCCACCGACGTCGTCCTCACCATCACGCAGATCCTGCGCAAGCACGGCGTGGTCGGCAAGTTCGTCGAGTTCTACGGGGAGGGTGTCGCGTCCGTGCCCCTCGCCAACCGCGCGACCATCGGCAACATGAGCCCCGAGTTCGGCTCCACCGCCGCCATGTTCCCGATCGACGACGTCACGCTCGACTACCTGCGCCTCACGGGCCGCCCGGCCGAGAACGTGGCGCTGGTCGAGGCCTACGCCAAGGAGCAGGGACTCTGGCACGATCCGTCCCACGAGATCCGCTTCTCCGAGTACCTGGAGCTGGACCTGTCCACGGTGGTCCCCTCCATCGCCGGTCCCAAGCGCCCCCAGGACCGCGTGGAGCTCAGCAGGTCCAAGGCCCAGTTCCGCGAGGACCTGCGCAACTACTCCAACGACCCCGAGCTGACGTTCGCGCCCGGTGGCACGGTGGACGAGTCCTCCCAGGAGAGCTTCCCCGCGTCCGACGCACCGAGCTTCACGCCCGGTACGACGTCGACGGTCACGGACGAGAACGCGGAGCCCCGCGAGACCGTCGCCGCCGGATCGAACGGCTCCACGCGTCCGTCGAAGAAGGTCGGCGTGACCATGAAGGACGGCCGCGCGTTCGAGCTCGACCACGGTGCCGTCAGCATCGCGTCGATCACGTCCTGCACCAACACGTCCAACCCGTCGGTCATGCTCGCCGCCGCGGTCCTGGCGCGCAACGCCGTCGAGAAGGGCCTCGTGTCCAAGCCGTGGGTCAAGACCTCCGTGGCCCCGGGCTCGAAGGTCGTCACCGACTACTACGAGAAGTCGGGCCTGATCCCGTACCTGGAGAAGCTCGGGTTCTTCACGGTCGGCTACGGCTGCGCCACCTGCATCGGCAACTCCGGCCCGCTGGAGGACGAGATCTCGCAGGCCATCCAGGACAACGATCTCGCCGTCACCGCCGTCCTGTCCGGCAACCGCAACTTCGAAGGCCGCATCAACCCGGACGTGAAGATGAACTACCTGGCCTCCCCGCCGCTGGTGGTCGCCTACGCACTCGCCGGCACCATGGACTTCGACTTCGACATCGAGCCCCTCGGCCAGGACGAGGCCGGCAACGACGTCTTCCTGAAGGACATCTGGCCCAACCCGGTCGAGGTCCAGCAGGTCATCGATTCCTCGATCGACGAGGAGATGTTCACCTCGAGCTACAGCACGATCTTCGAGGGCGACGAGCGCTGGAAGTCCCTGCCCACGCCCGACGGCGACACCTTCGCCTGGGATCCCGAGTCCACCTACGTGCGGAAGCCTCCATACTTCGACGGCATGCAGCGCGAGACGAGCCCGGTCGAGGACATCGACGGCGCCCGGGTGCTGCTGAAGCTCGGCGACTCGGTCACCACCGACCACATCTCGCCCGCTGGGTCCTTCAAGTCGGACACCCCGGCCGGCCGGTACCTCACCGAGAAGGGCGTCCAGCGCAAGGACTTCAACTCCTACGGCTCGCGTCGTGGCAACCACGAGGTCATGATCCGCGGCACGTTCGCGAACATCCGCATCAAGAACCAGCTGCTCGACGGCGTCGAGGGCGGGTTCACGCGGGACTTCTCGCAGCCGGACGCGCCGCAGGCCGCCGTGTACGACGCCGCCGAGAACTACCGCGCGGCAGGTACGCCGCTCGTGGTCCTCGCCGGCAAGGAGTACGGCTCCGGGTCCTCGCGTGACTGGGCTGCCAAGGGCACCGCGCTGCTCGGCGTCAAGGCCGTCGTCGCCGAGAGCTACGAGCGCATCCACCGCTCGAACCTCATCGGGATGGGCGTCCTGCCCCTGCAGTACCCCGAGGGCCAGAACGCGGAGAGCCTCGGCCTCACCGGGACGGAGACCTTCGCGGTCAGCGGTGTCACCGAGCTCAACGAGGGTCGCACCCCCCGGACGGTGAAGGTCAGCGCCACCCCGGCCGACGGCGGATCGCCGATCGAGTTCGACGCCGTCCTGCGTATCGACACGCCGGGTGAGGCGGACTACTACCGCAACGGCGGCATCCTGCAGTACGTGCTGCGCCAGCTCGCGAGCTAGCGTCCACCCACGGCCCGGGCCGGGAGGCCTGCCTCCCGGCCCGGGCCGTCCGCAGGGCATGTGGCCCTGACCATCCGCACCACGAGACCTCCGAGGAGGGCGCCATGGCCGAGTCCGCGGAACTGTCGGCGCGCGTGGACGGCGACGCGATCTTCCGCGTCCTCCGCAGCGAGATCCTCGCCGGGGTGCACCCGCCCGGGACAGCGCTGCGGGAGGTGGTCATCTCGGAGCGGTTCGGCGTGTCACGGACCCCGGTGCGCGAGGCACTCAGCCGGCTGCAGCACGAGCGGCTGCTCGAACGTGCCGCCCGCGGACTCCAGGTCCCGCAGATCGACCCGCAGGAAGTCATCCAGATCTACGACCTCCGGGTGATGCTCGAGGAGGAGGCCGCCGGGCAGGCCGCGCTCAATCGCGGAGCCGCGGACATCATGCGCCTCGAGGCGCTGCTGGAACGCGACCGCGCCGTCGTCGATCCCGATGACACCACCAAGGTCACCAACAACCTCGAGTTCCACACCTCACTGTGGGCGGCCGCGCGCAACCCCATCCTCATGGACCTCCTGCAGCGGCTCTCGACCCACCTCATCCACACGCCGCGCTCCACGCTGTCGGTGGGGAACCGCTGGCAGGAGGTGCTCCTCGAGCACGAGGCGCTGATCAGCGCCATCACCGAGCGGCGCAGCGACGACGCCCGGGGTATCGCCCGCCGGCACATGGAGACGGCCCGCACCATCCGCCTGCAGCTGCTGCGCACCACGGCGGCGGACTGACGGTGGCCCCCGAGAGCGGCCGGCACCGCATCCTGCTCGACGCCGACACAGGCATCGACGACGCCGTCGCCCTCCTGTACCTCCTCGGGTCGCCGGACGTGACGCTGGAGGCGGTCACCTGCACCGCGGGCAACGTCGGCGCCCGCCAGGTCGCCGTCAACAACCTCGCCCTGCTCGAGCTGTGCGGCCGCACCGGCGTCGAGGTCGCCATCGGCAGCGAGGTACCGCTGGAGATCCCGCTCGTCACCACGGAGGAGACGCACGGCGACCAGGGCATCGGCTACGCCGTGCTGCCCCCACCGCACGGCGGCGTCTCGGAGCGCCACGCCGTGGACGTCTGGCTCGAGGCCGTCCGCAACCACCCAGGGCAGGTCACCGGGGTCGTCACGGGCCCCCTCACCAACCTCGCGCTCGCGCTCCGCGCCGAGCCGCAGCTCCCGATGCTCCTGAAGGGCCTCGTCATCATGGGCGGGGCGTTCAACTATCCGGGGAACACGACGCCGGTCGCCGAGTGGAACACGCACGTGGACCCGCACGCGGCGAAGGAGGTCTATGCCGCCTACGAGGGCCTGCCGGTCGAGAAGCTGCCCATCGTGTGCGCGCTCGAGACCACGGAGCGGATCGAATGCACCCCCGCGCACGTCGATGCTCTCTCCCGTGCCGCCGGGGCCGGGCCGGAGGTCCTCGACCCGGACGAGCCCGAGGGCACGCGCAGCAGGAGCGGCAACGCCGTCGTCGCCTGCGTGTCCGATGCCCTCCGGTTCTACATGGAATTCCACCGCCTGTACGGCCAGGGGTACGTCGCGCACCTCCACGACCTGTTCGCCGCGACGGTCGCGACGGGGGACGCCGGTTTCGGGGAACGCCTGGCGACCGTGGACGTCGAGACCGGATCGCCGCTCACCTTCGGACAGACGGTCGCCGACGTCGCGGGGATGTGGAAGCGGGCGCCCAACGCCCGGATCGTCACGGGCAACGATCCCGCGGCGGTGTTCGAGCTGATGGTGCGCAGGCTGTCCGGCGTCGCACGCCTGCACGGCTGAGGACGGTTCCTCTCCGACCCCGTTCCGGTCGCCGGGCACCCCGCGCGGCGGTGCAGCCCCCGGTACACTGGTAGCTGCCACGCACTGCTGCGCGGCCGGCGCCGAGGTGACATGAGGTGCGTCCTCATCCCTCCACCGTGCCCAAGGAATACTGTGAGCTCATCCCTGACCCTGGCCTCCGAGCCCGCCGTTGAACGGCCACGGCGCCTCCTGATCGTCCTCGGGGCTGCGCTCATCGCGGCCACGTACGCGTTCCTCGTCGTCGTCCAGCCGGCGGAGATCGCCGGCGGCATGGGCAGCACGGCGTCGCTCGTCTCGCTCTTCGGCTTCCTCGGAGGCGGGGCGCTCCTGGTGGGCGGGATCCTGCCCATGCTCAGCACGAGTTCCCTGGTGATCATGCCGCTCGGCATCGCCCTGAACATCGCGATCGGGCAGATCGCCGGATCCCTGGGCATGCAGATCTACCTTGACGCCATCGGCACCGTCCTCGTCGCGGTCCTGGCCGGCCCCGCGGCGGGTGCCGCGACGGGCGCGATCAGCAACGCCATCTGGGGTCTCTTCAATCCGTTCGCGCTGCCCTTCGCGGCGGGCGCCGCCCTGATCGGGCTGCTCGCGGGCCTGGCCGCACGCTATGGCGCGTTCCGCCGCGTGTACCTCGTCCCGGTGGCGGGGCTCGTCGTCGGAGCGGTCGGCGGACTCGTCGCGGCGCCGGTGGCCGTCTTCATGTTCGGCGCCGCCGGGACGTTCGGGACCAACGCGATCATCGCCGTGTTCCGCTCGATGGGGGACAAGCTGCTGGTCGCGGCGACGAAGCAGGGCCTCCTCTCCGACTCGCTGGACAAGATCGTGGTGTTCGTCATCGTCGCCGTGATCGTGTACGCGCTGCCGCAGCGTGCCATCCGCCAGTTCCCCTTCGCCCGCACGTACCGGGTGTTGGGCAACCGGACCGGTACCACCGCCGGCGCCACGTCCGGCACCTCCACCGCCGGCACCGGCGATGGTGGTGCCGGAAGCACCACCACCCCCGCCCGCGGGAACGACTCCAGCGTCGGCTGAACCATGCCCCGCCGCAGGATCTACAACCCCCTGACCGAGCTGCTCGCCGCGGTCCTGCTGGTGGTGCTCGTCCTCGTGGTGAACCGCTGGGAGTTCTCCCTCGCGGTGCTGGTCCTCGGGGTGCTCCCTGCCGTACTCATGTCCGGTCGGCCCCGGCAGATCGGCCTCGCGATCACCCTGATCGCGGGGCCCCTGCTCCTCTCCTCCCTGCTGCTCCACGGGCTCTTCTTCCCCGAGGGCACCACCGTCCTGCTCGATCTCGGCGTCGCCCGCGTGACCGCCGAGGGCCTGGCCTTCGCCGCCCTCATGGGCCTGCGCATGACCGTGTTCACGGCGGTGCTGCTGACGGCCGCGATGACGCTGGACATCCCCGACCTCTTGGCCACCATGACGCACCGCGGCTGGAACCGGAAGCTCGTCTTCGTCGTCGGATCCGCCGTCGGGCTCATCCCGCACGTCGCGCAGCGCGCACGCCGCATCTCGCGGGCCCAGCAGGCCCGTGGCCTCGTCGTGGGGCGCGGACCGTTCTCCCGTGTCCGGGCCCTGCTGACCGTGCTCACGCCGCTCGTGATCGGGTTGCTCGTGGACGCCTCCGAGCGCACCCGCATGCTCGAGGCCCGCGGCTTCTCCTCCCCGGGCGCGCGCACGAGCTACCTGCCGGACTCGGACACGGCCCGCCAGCGGACGGCACGCCGAGCGATGCTCGCCGTCGTCGGTGTGTTCTCCGCAGCCTGGCTCCTGACGGCGGCGGCATGATCGCCCTCGACAGCACGGGCTTCGCCTACGACGACGGCGCGCGGGCGCTCGCCGGTGTCGCCCTCACGGTGGAGGCGGGGGACCACGTGGTGATCGCGGGGGCCTCCGGCTCCGGCAAGACGACCCTCGCCCGGCTGCTCGCGGGCATGACGGGGGCCGACGCGGGCTCCACGTTCACCGGGACGATCACGCTCGACGGCGAGACCGTGCTTTTCCGCGGGCTGCCGGGCGACCCGCGGATCGATCCCGCCCGGTGGAGCGCCCGGGTGGCGTACGTCGCCCAGGGCGCCTGGGGGCAGCTGTCCATGATGTCCTCCACCGTGGCGGAGGAGATCGCCTTCGGCCCCGCCAACCGCGGCATGCCCGCGCAGGAGCTGCGGCAGGCCGTCGACGACGTCGCGGACGCACTCAAGCTCACGTCCCTCCTGGGTCGTGATCCCCGCAGACTCTCCGGCGGGCAGCTGCAGCGCACCATCATCGCCGCCGCCGTGATCCAGCGGCCCGAGGTCCTCGTCCTCGACGAGCCGTTCCAGGGGCTCGACGACGACGCGGCGCGGGACGTCGCCGGGGCCCTGGAGGCGCTCCGCCGGAACGGCACCGGGGTGGTGGTCTGCGCACCCATGCTGCCGCGGCACGCCCCGCAGGGTGCGCGCGTCCTGGCGCTCGCCGACGGCCACTCCGTGTTCGAGGGTCCGCTGGCGGAGGCACGCCTGGCCGGGCTGCAGCGCTTCGGCATCGGCACGGAGGGGGAGCCCCTCCGGCTGGACGGCGACGCCGCCCCGCGTCCCGTCGGTCCCGTCGGTCCCGTCGGTCCCGTCGGTCCCGTCGGTCCCGTCGGTCCCGTCGGTCCCATGGTCCCCGAGCTCGTCGCGGTGCGTGGCCTGGGCTTCCGCTACACCCCGGAACCCGGCTCGGCGGCTCCGCCGGCGGGGCTGGCCGGCGTCGACCTGTCCGTCCGGGCGGGGGAGGTGGTCGCCGTCCGCGGCCCCAACGGGTCCGGCAAGTCGACCCTGCTGCAGCACCTGAACGGGCTGTCCCGGGCGGACAGCGGCTCGGTCACCGCGGGCGGGGTGCGGATCGGCCGGCAGCCGACGGGCACCCTCGCGGCCACCGTCGGATACCTGTTCCAGGACACCGACCAGCAGCTCTTCGAGCGCACGGTGCTGCGCGAGGTCTCCTACGGTCCGCGCGCCGTGGGGCTCCGGAAGGACGACGCCACTCGGCGGGCCGCGCTCGCCCTCGACGCGCTGGGACTGGGAGCGCTGGCGGACGCGCACCCGTACGAACTGTGCTTCGTGCAGCGGCGCATGGTGGCGCTGGCCTCCCTCATCGCCACGGGCCCGGCCGTCTGGGCGCTCGACGAGCCCACCGCAGGCCTCGACGAACCGGCGCGCACCCTGTTCGCCGCCGTCCTCTCCCGTCACGCCCGGGGCGGCGGCTGTGTGCTCATGGCCACGCATGACGCCGCCTTCGCCGACGCCGTCGCGCACCGGAGCGTCTGGCTCGACGGCGGCAGGATCCGCCCGGACGGTCGGACGCCGCAAGGAGATGCCTCCGCCGCGCCGACGCAGCCCCTAGGGTGAACCCATGGACCTCTTGCGCGAGCGACACCGGCGGATCGAGTCAAAGGGCGCCGATCTCGCCGTGTTCGAGTACGGCCTCGATCCGGACCCGTCCAGGCCGACCCTCGTCTTCCTGCACGGCTACCCCGACGATCACCGTGTCTTCCACCCGGTGCTCCGGGAGCTCGCCGCGACGCACCATCTGGTCGCGTTCGACACCCGGAACGCCGGCCGGTCCCGCGCCCATGAGGGTGCCGGGTTCACGCTGACGGAGCTCGTGGAGGACATCTTCGCCGTCCTCGACGCCGTGGACACGCCGGGCGGTGTGCGGCTGGTGGGCCACGACTGGGGATCGATCCAGGGCTGGGCCGCACTGCAGGACGAGCGCGCACAGGGGCTGATCCTCGACTACACCAGCATCTCCGGACCCGACCTGCGGCATTTCTCCCGGTGGCTGCGCGGGCGTTTCAGGAACCCCCGGCTGGTGCCGCAGGGCATGGGGCAGGTGCTGCGCAGCTGGTACGTCGGATTCTTCCAGCTGCCCGTCCTGCCGGAGGCGCTCTGGAGACACGCGCTGACGCGGCGCTACGAGCTCACGGCGCGTCGCAATGTAGGGCAGGACCCGGTGCGGGGACTCGCCCTCTACCGGACCAACATGTCCACCGCGGTGCGGCAGCCCCGGCGGCGGCCGATCACCGTTCCCGTGCACGTGATCGTCCCGCTGAAGGATCCCTTCGTGTCGCCGCACCTCGTGGACGGGCTCGAGGACTGGGTGTCGGACCTGACCGTCACGAGCGTCCCCGGCGGGCACTGGTGGATCACGGCGCAGCCCCGCGCCTTCGTCGGGATGCTCGACCCCGCGCTGCGGACCCGGGACGATTCCGACTGACCCCGGCATCCGGGGTTCGTTGCCCACCTGGGGGTGGGTGTCGTCGTCGTGCACCCGTCACCGGTGCGCACCGAGGCGCGTGGGGGACTGTCCGGGTGACGCCTGGACGACCTCCGGGTCCCACGAGGCCCTACGCGTCCAGGAGGCCCCGGATGTCGTCGGCGGTCAGCGCCGAGGAGAAGATGGCGTCGTCGTCCATGACGGACGTGAACAGCTTCGCCTTCTTCTCCTTGAGCTTCATGACTTTCTCCTCGATGGTCCCCTTCGACACCATGCGGTAGACCATCACGTTCTTGGTCTGCCCGATGCGGTGGGTGCGGTCCACGGCCTGGGCCTCGGAGGCCGGGTTCCACCACGGGTCCAGCAGGAAGCAGTAGTCCGCCTCCGTCAGGTTCAGGCCGAACCCGCCGGCCTTGAGGCTGATGAGGAACACGGGCGCCGTGCCGTCCTTGAAGGAGTCGATGACCTCGCCGCGGCTGCGGGTGGATCCGTCCAGGTAGGCGTACTCGATGCCGCGGGCATCCAGCTGCTCGGCGGCCTTCTTGAGGTAGGAGGTGAACTGGCTGAAGACGAGGGCCCGGTGCCCCTCCGCGAGGACGTCCTCGAGGTTCTCGAACAGGACCTCGAGCTTCGCCGACGGGACGCCCGCGTGCGCAGGGTCCACGAGCGAGGCGTCGAGGCTCAGCATGCGCAGCAGGGTCAGGGACCGGAACACGATCATGCGGTTGCGGTTCATGTCCTCGATCAGCCCGAGGAGCTTCTGCCGTTCGCGCTGCAGGTACGTCTCGTAGATGTGCCGGTGCTCGGGGTGGAGCTCCACCTCCAGGACCTGCTCCTGCTTCGGCGGGAGGTCGGAGGCGACGGCCTCCTTGGTGCGGCGCATCATCAGCGGCCGGATGCGCTTGCGGAGCCGCACGAGCGGACGGTTGTCGCCGATCTTCTCGATCGGCGTGCGGTAGTCCTCGGTGAACTTGCGTGCCGAGGGGAAGAGCCCGGGTGCCACGATGTTGAACAGGGACCACAGCTCCATGAGGTTGTTCTCCATGGGCGTGCCGGTGATCGCGAGCTTGAACGGCGCATCGAAGTCCTTCGCCGCCTGATGCACCTTCGACGCGCGGTTCTTCACGAACTGCGCCTCGTCCAGGACGAGACCGGACCAGGCGAGGTCCTGGTAGACCGGGAAATCGAGCCGGAAGAGCGTGTAGGAGGTGATGACGACGTCGGCGTCGCCCACCTGCTCGTCGATCGGGATGCCTGAGGCGCCCTGCGTGTCGGTGACGGCGACGACCTTCAGCCCCGGCGCGAAACGGCGGGCCTCGTTGGACCAGTTGGGGACCACGGAGGTGGGCGCGACGACGATGAACGGTGCGTCGAGCCCCGACGTCTCCTTCGCGTGGATCATCAGGGCCAGGGCCTGCAGGGTCTTGCCGAGCCCCATGTCGTCGGCGAGCACGCCGCCGAGGCGGTGCCGCCACAGGAACGCGAGCCAGCTGAAACCCTCCGCCTGGTAGGGGCGCATGTCGGCGACCAGGCCGGCCGGGGCCGGGGTGGCCGCGACGTCCTCTAGTTCGAGCAGTCCACTCACGGCGTCGCGCCAGGACTGCGCCTGCTCGGTCTCCTCGGCGAGCTCCTCGAGGTCCGCCCACAGTCCCGCCTGGTAGCGGCTGATCTGCAGCCCGGACTCCGGGTCCCATTCGCTCAGCGCCCGGGCTTCCTCGATGAGCTCGCGGAGCTGGTCGAAGACGGGCTGATCGAGCGAGAGATAGCTGTTGTCGACGAGCTTCAGCTTCTTCCGGCCCTGGGCGAGAGCACGGAAGATGGAGTCGAAGGGGATGGTGCGGCCGCTGACGGTCACCATCACGCCGAGGTCGAACCAGTCGCGGTCCTCCGTCTCCACGGTGCTGATCCGCAGCGTGGGCGTCTCGGTCAGTTCCTGGTAATCGGGCTTCTCGCCGACCATCTCGACGCTCACGCCGTCGAGCTCCG
This window contains:
- a CDS encoding nucleoside hydrolase yields the protein MAPESGRHRILLDADTGIDDAVALLYLLGSPDVTLEAVTCTAGNVGARQVAVNNLALLELCGRTGVEVAIGSEVPLEIPLVTTEETHGDQGIGYAVLPPPHGGVSERHAVDVWLEAVRNHPGQVTGVVTGPLTNLALALRAEPQLPMLLKGLVIMGGAFNYPGNTTPVAEWNTHVDPHAAKEVYAAYEGLPVEKLPIVCALETTERIECTPAHVDALSRAAGAGPEVLDPDEPEGTRSRSGNAVVACVSDALRFYMEFHRLYGQGYVAHLHDLFAATVATGDAGFGERLATVDVETGSPLTFGQTVADVAGMWKRAPNARIVTGNDPAAVFELMVRRLSGVARLHG
- a CDS encoding aconitate hydratase; translation: MSTADSFGAKGVLDVAGASYEIFRLSAVEGAENLPFSLKVLLENLLRTEDGANITADHVRALAQWDAAAEPSTEIQFTPARVIMQDFTGVPCVVDLATMREAVADLGGDPKRVNPLAPAEMVIDHSVQIDVFGNAGALERNMEIEYQRNGERYQFLRWGQTAFDDFKVVPPGMGIVHQVNLEYLARTVMTREVDGVLRAYPDTCVGTDSHTTMVNGLGVLGWGVGGIEAEAAMLGQPVSMLIPRVVGFKLTGEIPAGATATDVVLTITQILRKHGVVGKFVEFYGEGVASVPLANRATIGNMSPEFGSTAAMFPIDDVTLDYLRLTGRPAENVALVEAYAKEQGLWHDPSHEIRFSEYLELDLSTVVPSIAGPKRPQDRVELSRSKAQFREDLRNYSNDPELTFAPGGTVDESSQESFPASDAPSFTPGTTSTVTDENAEPRETVAAGSNGSTRPSKKVGVTMKDGRAFELDHGAVSIASITSCTNTSNPSVMLAAAVLARNAVEKGLVSKPWVKTSVAPGSKVVTDYYEKSGLIPYLEKLGFFTVGYGCATCIGNSGPLEDEISQAIQDNDLAVTAVLSGNRNFEGRINPDVKMNYLASPPLVVAYALAGTMDFDFDIEPLGQDEAGNDVFLKDIWPNPVEVQQVIDSSIDEEMFTSSYSTIFEGDERWKSLPTPDGDTFAWDPESTYVRKPPYFDGMQRETSPVEDIDGARVLLKLGDSVTTDHISPAGSFKSDTPAGRYLTEKGVQRKDFNSYGSRRGNHEVMIRGTFANIRIKNQLLDGVEGGFTRDFSQPDAPQAAVYDAAENYRAAGTPLVVLAGKEYGSGSSRDWAAKGTALLGVKAVVAESYERIHRSNLIGMGVLPLQYPEGQNAESLGLTGTETFAVSGVTELNEGRTPRTVKVSATPADGGSPIEFDAVLRIDTPGEADYYRNGGILQYVLRQLAS
- a CDS encoding GntR family transcriptional regulator; the encoded protein is MAESAELSARVDGDAIFRVLRSEILAGVHPPGTALREVVISERFGVSRTPVREALSRLQHERLLERAARGLQVPQIDPQEVIQIYDLRVMLEEEAAGQAALNRGAADIMRLEALLERDRAVVDPDDTTKVTNNLEFHTSLWAAARNPILMDLLQRLSTHLIHTPRSTLSVGNRWQEVLLEHEALISAITERRSDDARGIARRHMETARTIRLQLLRTTAAD
- a CDS encoding alpha/beta fold hydrolase, giving the protein MDLLRERHRRIESKGADLAVFEYGLDPDPSRPTLVFLHGYPDDHRVFHPVLRELAATHHLVAFDTRNAGRSRAHEGAGFTLTELVEDIFAVLDAVDTPGGVRLVGHDWGSIQGWAALQDERAQGLILDYTSISGPDLRHFSRWLRGRFRNPRLVPQGMGQVLRSWYVGFFQLPVLPEALWRHALTRRYELTARRNVGQDPVRGLALYRTNMSTAVRQPRRRPITVPVHVIVPLKDPFVSPHLVDGLEDWVSDLTVTSVPGGHWWITAQPRAFVGMLDPALRTRDDSD
- a CDS encoding energy-coupling factor transporter transmembrane component T encodes the protein MPRRRIYNPLTELLAAVLLVVLVLVVNRWEFSLAVLVLGVLPAVLMSGRPRQIGLAITLIAGPLLLSSLLLHGLFFPEGTTVLLDLGVARVTAEGLAFAALMGLRMTVFTAVLLTAAMTLDIPDLLATMTHRGWNRKLVFVVGSAVGLIPHVAQRARRISRAQQARGLVVGRGPFSRVRALLTVLTPLVIGLLVDASERTRMLEARGFSSPGARTSYLPDSDTARQRTARRAMLAVVGVFSAAWLLTAAA
- a CDS encoding ABC transporter ATP-binding protein; its protein translation is MIALDSTGFAYDDGARALAGVALTVEAGDHVVIAGASGSGKTTLARLLAGMTGADAGSTFTGTITLDGETVLFRGLPGDPRIDPARWSARVAYVAQGAWGQLSMMSSTVAEEIAFGPANRGMPAQELRQAVDDVADALKLTSLLGRDPRRLSGGQLQRTIIAAAVIQRPEVLVLDEPFQGLDDDAARDVAGALEALRRNGTGVVVCAPMLPRHAPQGARVLALADGHSVFEGPLAEARLAGLQRFGIGTEGEPLRLDGDAAPRPVGPVGPVGPVGPVGPVGPVGPMVPELVAVRGLGFRYTPEPGSAAPPAGLAGVDLSVRAGEVVAVRGPNGSGKSTLLQHLNGLSRADSGSVTAGGVRIGRQPTGTLAATVGYLFQDTDQQLFERTVLREVSYGPRAVGLRKDDATRRAALALDALGLGALADAHPYELCFVQRRMVALASLIATGPAVWALDEPTAGLDEPARTLFAAVLSRHARGGGCVLMATHDAAFADAVAHRSVWLDGGRIRPDGRTPQGDASAAPTQPLG
- a CDS encoding ECF transporter S component, with product MSSSLTLASEPAVERPRRLLIVLGAALIAATYAFLVVVQPAEIAGGMGSTASLVSLFGFLGGGALLVGGILPMLSTSSLVIMPLGIALNIAIGQIAGSLGMQIYLDAIGTVLVAVLAGPAAGAATGAISNAIWGLFNPFALPFAAGAALIGLLAGLAARYGAFRRVYLVPVAGLVVGAVGGLVAAPVAVFMFGAAGTFGTNAIIAVFRSMGDKLLVAATKQGLLSDSLDKIVVFVIVAVIVYALPQRAIRQFPFARTYRVLGNRTGTTAGATSGTSTAGTGDGGAGSTTTPARGNDSSVG
- a CDS encoding YegP family protein, which gives rise to MAGYFKLVDAHDDGFRVKLTAPDGTLVAVSAYYTSKEEAIAGIELIREIAGTGPVVDHSRVESQEHAALMVGLQSGAEPEGAVRHKA